The stretch of DNA GGGGTCACTGTGCCGATTCACGCCAAAGAACAACTGTTGGGTGTTTTGGGCGTTTACTCCGCACGCCGGCAACCCTTCACCCGCGACGATATCTATTGCTTGCAAGCGATAGCCCATGTGTTGGGCGCCGCTATCTATCGCTTGCGCATAGAAGACGCACTGCGGCGAGCCCGCGACGAATTAGAAGAGCGCGTGCGCGAACGGACAGCCGCGCTGGAGCGCACAAACTTGCGGTTGCGCGAAATCAACGCCGAATTGGCTTCGTTCGCCCGCACCGTCGCCCACGATTTGCGTGCCCCGCTACGGGCGATGCAAGGGTTCGCCGCAGCGTTGATGGAAGACTACGCCGATCGCTTAGATAGTGTCGGCAGAGAGTATGCCCAGCGCATCGTCGCCGCCGCTCAACGCATGGACCGTTTGATCCAAGACCTTTTGACCTACAGCCAACTCAGCCGCGCCGAGATACTGCTTCAGCCTGTCCCTCTGGATACCGTTGTGGACGAGGTGATACAGCAACTGCGAGAGACGCTGCGTGAGCGCAACGCGCAGGTGCAGGTTGACCATCCGTTGCCGACGGTGTTGGGGCATCCGACAACCCTATTGCAAGTGCTCGCCAACTTAGTGCACAACGCAGTCAAATTTGTCGCAGACGGCGTGACACCGCAGGTGCGGGTCCGAGCGGAAGAGCATGGTAACTGGGTGCGAGTTTGGGTGGAAGACAACGGCATCGGTATCGCGCCGGAGCACCAAGAGCGCATCTTTGGCGTCTTTGAGCGCTTGCACAGCGCTGACGCTTATCCGGGAACGGGCATCGGGTTGGCGATCGTGCGCAAAGGCGTGGAACGCATGGGGGGACGCGTGGGGGTCGTTTCGCAAGTCAATAAAGGTAGCCGCTTCTGGTTTGAATTGCGTAAGGCGTAAATGCCGTTGAGGATCCGAGTGCCGCCCGACTGCAAAGTTTTGGGGCACCTGTAGGTATGCCGTCAGTGATGGTCGCAAAATTGTGCCATGCTGCTGACACAAACCAAACATTGAGGTAGGGGAGGAAGTGTCAATGGAGTGGCACGACGGGTTAGTGTTGCTGGTGGAAGATGATCCGAACGATGTTTTGCTTATTCAACGGGCATGGCGCAAAGCCAATATCGCTGCGCCCTTGCAAGTCGTCGCAGACGGTGAGGCTGCTACCCACTACTTGAGCGGCGGGGGCGAGTTCGCGGACCGTCAGCGTTACCCGCTGCCGATGTTGGTGCTGCTGGATTTGAAATTGCCGCGCAAGTCGGGCTTTGAAGTGTTGGCGTGGCTGCGGCAGCAACCGATCCTGCGGCGCTTGCCGGTCGTCATCCTTACTTCCTCCTCCGAACCCGAAGACATCAACCGTGCCTACGAATTAGGCGCCAACTCTTACCTTGTCAAGCCGGTGCAGTTTGAGACCTTGCAGGAGATGATGCAAACCGTGCACCTTTATTGGCTCGTGTTAAACGAAAAACCGCAGTTGGAGGATGCCTCGTCGGAAGCATGACGCGCAGCGCAGAACGATGCCGTTCCCTTTGGGAGGGCGATTGGCATGGTAGCGCCTTTGCGCGTCTTACTGGTGGACGACAACCCTGATGACCGTCTGTTGGTCACCCGCCAACTGAGCCGCGACTTTTCGGGCGTTGTCGTCCAACATGTGCACGACGCAGTGACTTTTCAACAAGCACTGGAAAAAGGCGAGTTTGATGTCGTCATTACGGATTACCAAGTCCGTTGGTCGGACGGCATCTATGTCTTGCGCGCCGTCAAAGACCGTTTCCCCGATTGCCCCGTCATCATGTTCACCGGAACGGGCAGCGAGGAGATCGCGGTGGAAGCGATGAAAGCCGGTCTGGACGATTATGTGCTCAAATCCGTCAAGCACCTTCCCCGTTTATCCGCCTCAGTGTTAGCTGCCCTGCAACGCAAGGCAGAGCGTCGCCGCACACAGGAACTGGAAGCGCGTTACCGTCAGATGTTCACCCACATCCCCATCGGCGTTTACCGCGCGACGATAGACGGCGAATGGTTAGAAGTCAACCCGGCAGCGCTGCAGTTGTTCGGCGCCCGCTCACTGGACGACATTCGGGGTTTGACCGTCTTGAATGCCTACGCTCGTCTTGAGGATCGGGAGCAATTTTTGCAACGCCTCCTCAAAGAGAACCGCATCGTCAACTGGCGGGTGCTACTGCGCCGGCTGGATGGAACGACCTTTTGGGCACAAGTGCATGCGACGCTGGAACGCGACGCCCAAGGCAACCCGCAATTCATTGACGGCGCCGTCATGGATATCACGCCTCTCGTCGCGGCTGAAGCGGAACGCGAGCGCTTGACCGCCACCCTGCAAACGCTCATTGACCATCTCCCCGAGGGTGTGGCGCTGATCAGTGGGGACGGACAAGTGCTGATGGCAAATCCGACGGCACGCGAGTATTTTCGCACTTTGGGACATAGGCATGACCGCCAACCATTGGTAACGCTGGCAGGGCATCGCCTTACGGACCTCTTGCGTCCATTTGGAGGAACACCCGTTGAGTTAACGGCGGAACAACGCGTTTTTGAGTGGTTAGCCCAACCCGTGCCCGGCGGCAACTGGGTCGTCGTTTTGCGTGAGGTCACAGCCGAACGCGCGATGCAACAACGCGTCGCGACACAAGAGCGCTTGGCTGCTATCGGGCAGTTAGCCGCCGGTATCGCGCACGACTTCAACAACTTGTTGGCAGCCATCATCGGTTCCTGCGAAATTTTGTTGATGCGTGCCGACTTGCCCCACGAAGTGACGGACATGTTGGGGGAAATCATGCGGCAAGGCGAACGAGCGGCGCAGTTGATCCGCAAGATTTTGGACTTCTCCCGCCAGTCTGTGACGGAACGGCGCCCCGTTGATCTGGCGTCCTTTCTCGGTGAGTGTGTCCAGTTGCTGCGACGATTGCTGCCCGAAAATATTCGCTTGGTCACCGATATCGTCCCAGGGCACTATGTCGTTGACGCCGATGTCGTCCAGTTGCAACAAGTCATCACCAACTTGGCGGTCAACGCCCGCGATGCGATGCCGGAGGGCGGCGAACTGCGTATTCAACTGCGGCGCCTTCGCGTCTCTGCCGAGTACCCGCCGCCATTGCCCGACTTATATGCGGGTGATTGGGT from bacterium HR17 encodes:
- the rcp1 gene encoding Response regulator rcp1, whose protein sequence is MEWHDGLVLLVEDDPNDVLLIQRAWRKANIAAPLQVVADGEAATHYLSGGGEFADRQRYPLPMLVLLDLKLPRKSGFEVLAWLRQQPILRRLPVVILTSSSEPEDINRAYELGANSYLVKPVQFETLQEMMQTVHLYWLVLNEKPQLEDASSEA
- the cckA_6 gene encoding Sensor kinase CckA, encoding MVAPLRVLLVDDNPDDRLLVTRQLSRDFSGVVVQHVHDAVTFQQALEKGEFDVVITDYQVRWSDGIYVLRAVKDRFPDCPVIMFTGTGSEEIAVEAMKAGLDDYVLKSVKHLPRLSASVLAALQRKAERRRTQELEARYRQMFTHIPIGVYRATIDGEWLEVNPAALQLFGARSLDDIRGLTVLNAYARLEDREQFLQRLLKENRIVNWRVLLRRLDGTTFWAQVHATLERDAQGNPQFIDGAVMDITPLVAAEAERERLTATLQTLIDHLPEGVALISGDGQVLMANPTAREYFRTLGHRHDRQPLVTLAGHRLTDLLRPFGGTPVELTAEQRVFEWLAQPVPGGNWVVVLREVTAERAMQQRVATQERLAAIGQLAAGIAHDFNNLLAAIIGSCEILLMRADLPHEVTDMLGEIMRQGERAAQLIRKILDFSRQSVTERRPVDLASFLGECVQLLRRLLPENIRLVTDIVPGHYVVDADVVQLQQVITNLAVNARDAMPEGGELRIQLRRLRVSAEYPPPLPDLYAGDWVALSVSDTGTGIPPDILPRIFEPFFTTKEPGKGSGLGLAQVYGIVSQHGGAIDVRSAVNEGTTFTIYLPCTAAPEKSPSEEETAAPLLGRGELVLLVEDDDGVRTVLTRMLERLNYRVVTAANGREALPIYKQRVHDIALVLSDFVMPEMSGDKLLNELRSCNPNVKVVFITGYPLGEIHSVLNAPNIAGWIQKPPRLSVLARVLHGALHPTAP